The Meriones unguiculatus strain TT.TT164.6M chromosome 16, Bangor_MerUng_6.1, whole genome shotgun sequence genomic sequence ttatttgtttgtttattgagaccaGGTCATACTATGTAAAACAGGCTcacctcaaattcacaaagatccaggCCAGGCcatcacttgagaggcagaggcctggtcttagagcaagttctagggcaACACAGAGCAACCTTCTCTTgaacccaacaaacaaacaaacgaacaaccaACCCACAGAaagcctccccgcccccaccagggctggagagatggctcagaggttaagaacactggctgttcttccaaatgtcctgagttcaattctcagcaaccacatggtggctcacaaccatctatagtgagatctggcgccctcttctggtgcacaggcacacatgcaggcagaatgctgtataaataataaatgaatcttaatcTAAATCTATCTATGTATAGTCCtcacagaactctgcctgcctctgcctcccaaaggcagggattaaaggcacatgccacgaAGTCCAACATGATCCTGCTTTTAGTGTATGGCAGGAAGGAGGAGGCATTGccatgctgttgctgctgctgacaTGCCCATCACTGGcctccctctcccatccaggtGGAGTATCTCCTGAAGAAGCTCCTGAGCAGCATGAGCTTGGAGATGGGCTTGGGCGAGCTGGAGGAGTTGCTGGCTCCCGATGCCCAGGCAGCCCAGACCTCCGGAGGGCTCAGCGTCTGGCAGTTCCTGGAGCTCTTCAACTCGGGCCGCTGCCTGCGGAGTGTGGGGCGCGAGTCCCTCAGCATGGCCATCCAGGAAGTGTACCAGGAGCTCATCCAAGACATCCTGAAACAGGTCAGCCAGGCCAGCCGCTCCGGGAGGGCCGTCGGGATCGGGTGATGGGGAGCGAAGGGGCCTCCCGCTGACTTGCCTCTGGCCACAGGGCTATCTGTGGAAGCGAGGGCACCTGAGGAGGAACTGGGCCGAGCGCTGGTTCCAGCTGCAGCCCAGCTGCCTCTGCTACTTTGCGAGCGAAGAGTGCAAGGAGAAGAGAGGCACCATTCCCCTGGATGCTCACTGCTGTGTGGAGGTGAGGGCGCGGCGTGCAGACCAGGGCTCCAGAGCGAGGGTGGAGGAAAGTGGGGATGTGATGTTTCCGCTTCGATCAGGCCCGTGTGGCTCAAACACGTTTCATAAGTGTTAGAGGTCAGACCCGGGGCCTCCCGCCTGACAGGCAGGTGTTCCACTGGAGCAGCCCGAGGTCAGCACTTTAAAAAGACTAAACCCGCCAACCAACCATATGCCAAGTCACTGGGGGAGCATTAAACTTCCAGAGAGAGTTCAGAGGCCGTGACTCATGGCGACACAGGGTTTCTTATAGCCTAGTATGGCCTTGATCTTGTAGAGTCAAGCCTGACCTtgaattctcttgcctctgcttctcaaataCTGGGGGCAtttatccgtgtgtgtgtgtgtgtgtgtgtgtgtgtgtgtgtgtacgtgttccTGTGGGTGCACTTGCCTGTTTGTTGGTGTTCACACACATACGTAGGGAAACCAAAGTTTTAACCAGGGTGCCACTATCCAGGAGCTACCCActttttccaggacagccagggctacactgagaatccctgcctcgaaaaacaaacaaaaaaggaagaggaggaaaggcaggaaggaaacCCTAGTGAAGATGGCTGGTGAAGGCAAGGACGCCAGCTGCCCCTGTATTATCAGGGCCCTCACGCCCCTGAAGAATGAGTCACGTGGAGAGACTGGAAATCGGCAGTTGTAGGTGGTGAGGGCCCCAGCACATGCATGCTCAAAACTTGTGGAGAGATAGCACACACGTAGCTAGCCATCCATCCCAGACAAAGTATTCTGGCAGGGTAGGAAAGGTCGCAGAGAAGATGggcagccaggaggaggaggagctggggcTCTGCTGGGGCAGATGTGGCCCCTATCTCAGTGAAGTCCCCGGGGCTTGGGCCATCTTGTAGGTGCTTCCGGACCGCGAAGGAAAGCGCTGCATGTTTTGTGTGAAGACTGCCAGCCGCACGTACGAGATGAGCGCCTCGGACACGCGCCAGCGCCAGGAGTGGACGGCCGGTGAGTGCCGGCCTGGGTCTAGCTGAGCCTCGGTCATCTCTGAGCCTGGTGGTGGCCTGGGCTCCGGCTGACTCCGCTCCACTCTGCCGGTAGCCATCCAGACTGCGATCCGGCTGCAGTCTGAGGGCAAGACGTCGCTGCACAAGGACCTGAAGCAGAAGCGGCGGGAGCAGCGGGAGCAGCGCGAGCGGCGCCGGGTAGCCAAGGAGGAGGAGCTGCTGCGGCTGCAGCAGctgcaggaggagaaggagaggaagctgCAGGAGCTGGAGCTGCTGCAGGAAGCGCAGCGGCAGGCCGAGCGGCTgctgcaggaggaggaggagcgccGCCGCAACCAGCATCAGGAGCTACAGCAGGCTCTGGAGGGCCAGCTGCGGGAGGCGGAGCAGGTGAGGCTGGACCAGAGGGCGGGGCCGAAGGGCTGGGGCGGGGCTTAGGCAGAGGGCGGGGCCTGGGGCGGGAGAATTCTCAGGCGGAGTCCGGGGGAGAGGGCGGGGCGAGCACTAGGGGCGGAACCCGGAAAGACTTAGGACTGGGCAAAGAGGGTGGAGTCTTTGGGCTGGAGGATGCTGGGGTCGTGGTCTGGGAAGGGGTGGGGCGGGGTCAAGATATGGGCGTGACCGAAAGGGGACCAGGGCCGGGCCTAGGTACAGGATGATGCCTAGGTATAGGGCCTAGCCTATAGTCTAAAGGTGCTAGATAATCAGAGGTTGAAGGATGCTGTAGGCAGCGCCTGAGGGGCTGGAGGGACCTGAGGAGAATAGATTGGAGTGGGTCATGGACAAAAGGTGGAGCCCAAAGGGTGGAGGATGTTGTGGGGTGGGGCTGGAACAGGGGTTATAGCCTAAGGCAAACTTCTGTTGTAGACTGGGATCTGGTTCAGAAACTTGTGGGGGGAGGGCTGAAGAAGCTGCTTGAGGTCTCGTGATTGCCAACAGTTTGGAATGAGATTTATCTGGACTTGAACTAAAATTTAACAAACCCAGTTTGGGGACCATGGGATAGAATGAGCAGGTAGGGCGCTGGTGGAGGGCACAGTGGCTGTGCAGAAACGATTGGATTTAAAGTTTGAGAAAAGGCAATTCCAGGCCATAGAGCCGTTTTCAGcgggcaaaggtgcttgctgcaccAACATCCTGAATTAATCTGGCCCTGGAACCCCGTAAATACGGCAGAGAAAACCGGCTCCACAAAGTTGTGCCCTGACCGCCACAGGCATGCTGTGGCATGTGAGCCTTCACCTGCAGAACTGTATGAGCTCAGACACGCACTGAGGCCCTCGGTGCCAGTAACTACAGCTCTGATCGTGGAGATGGGACGGGGATTCCCTGAAGAAACAGTTGTTCGGAACTCAGTGAAGCCAGGCGGGGCATCTCACACCTGTTtgaagaggtggagacaggaaaatcaggagttcaaggtcacccttgctACTTGAGGCCAGCGTGGACAGCCTGAGAGCCTGTCTCGATAGCCGggcagttaagagcaatggctgcctTTTCAGAGCACCCACACAGTAGCTTGTAACCAGCACATGGATCCCACACCCTTtcaggcctctgtgggcactgcccACATTCGtgcgcagacatacatgcagccaaaacacccatGTACATGAGCaaatacaaacttaaaaaaaataaaaagttggcAGTGGCGGTGCTTGCCTTTAGCCCCAGGGAtgcggaggcaggcggatctctgaattcatctctgaattcaagtccagcctggtctacagagtgagttccacgacagccagagatacacagagaaaccctgtctcaaaaaaaaaaaaagaagaaaagaaaaaaagcgtTCAGTCACTTTTGGTTGTTGTGATAATTGCAGTCCCTGGCACCCGCCATAAGGATATTATAATTAGGGTGGGAGCTAGGAAGGCATTACCTTCGGTTAATATGTTGTTTTATTGTAATATAACGTATTATGATGTTTAATTACATGTAATTATAACTGCTGTTGTTTGGTGTGAGGTGCTGGATCGCAAACACAGGGCCGTGGGCGCAGGAAGCACGCCCTCCACCTAGAGCGTCAGCAAGCACCTAATTATTGTTTCGAGGGCCCAGTGCATCAGGCTCTCGGACAGGTCTGGTCAGGAAACCCCCAACAACGGTCCCTCCATACCCACGACCAGGCAGAGTCGGGGGTGAAGGGAACCAGTAGCGCGTCTGTCTCCTCCGGGTCCCACTGACCGACTCTGCCCCCTCCGCCCAGGCCCGGGCCTCTATGCAGGCTGAGATGGAGTTGAAGAAGGAGGAGGCGGCCCGGCAGCGGCAGCGCATCGCCGAGCTGGAGGAGATGCAGGAGCGGCTGCAGGAAGCCCTGCAACTGGAGGTGAAAGCCAGGCGGGACGAGGAGGCCGTGCGCCTCGCCCAGACCAGGTAGGCACGAGGACGGGGTCCCTCTCCCGCCGGCGCCTGCGCGGACCCCCCGCCCCTCCTGGGCCTGAGACGTCCGGGTGCTGCGCCCGCAggctgctggaggaggaggaggagaagctcaAGCAGCTGATGCGgctgaaggaggagcaggagcGCTACATCGAGCGGGCgcagcaggagaaggaggagctgCAGCAGGAGATGGCGCTGCAGAGCCGCTCCCTGCAGCAGGCCCAGCAGCAGCTGGAGGAGGTGCGGCAGAACCGGCAGAGGGCGGACGAGGACGTGGAGGTGAGCGGGAACCGGTGGGCGCGCgggttggggtgggtggggggagggagccaGGAGGTCAGGGCGCCTACCTCAGAGCCAAGCGGGCTTTCTGCGACCTGGCGTGTGTTACCGCCCACAAATTACCTCTCAAGTCTGAAGTCGCTCCTCTGGGAGAGGAAACGGGTAACTCCTGTTAACGCAATGAAACAAGCTAATGCGTGGCCTTTGGTAGGTAAATGCGAACACACCCGTGGATGCATAATACGGGGACAgaattcctccctccccccaccccctctaAAGCCCTAGGTACAACAGCCCTTGGAGCGTGAATGCCTGTAGATGAGGGTTCTCAGGTCAATGTCTTAAATTAATTAACTACAGTTGGTGTTTGTGTGAGGGAGTCGGATCCACTAGAATTTGAGTTACAgatcagacagttgtgagccgccgtgtaggtgctgggaattgaacccggatcgtctggaagagcagccagcgctcttaaccgctgggccatctctccagctcctaattttttattttacttatgtgtatgggtgtttcgcCTGCTTATATATCTGTGTACCGTGTGCGAGCAGGGCCCACAGAGCAGAGGGCTTTCGTTGTTGGATGCCCTGGCACTGGAGTGactgatggctgtgagccaccttgtgggtgctgagaatgcaACCCTGGTCCTCCAAaagctgagccatccttccagcccagtgatgtctttttgtttgtttgtttataactaTTAATGCATTTAGAATCTGGGGATACAGCTGAGTTAGCAGACTGTTTGCCTAGCTTGCACAGAGCCTTGGTTCTTTCCCAGCACTGTTTGCATCATGCATTGTGGCTGTAATTTTTCACTCAAGAGTTGGACaaggaaggatcagaagttcagtgtcctcatctgctacatagtgagtttgaggccattgaGTTTGAATACATAAAAGCCTGTCTCATAAAAAGAACTCAGATAAATACATTTTTGTAAAGCTTTTAttgaagccgggcatggtggcacacccctttgatcccagcactcggggaggcagagacaggcagatctctgtgagttccaggccagcctggtctgcagagtgagttcagaCCAgccagttacatagtgagaccctgcctaaaacGCTTTTATTGGGGCTGAAgtgatggctcattggttaagagcacaggagttaagaggaccagagttcaattcccacatcAGCTGCCTTCCACCCACCTGTGATTCTAGCCAGTTACTGTGAGGTCCGAttcctctggtctctgtgggaGGGCACCTGCTCTCATCTGCACACACCTACACCTAGATCTGACGTACAtcatttaaagtaataaaaatagcccttttcaggacagggtttctctgtgtagtcctggttgtcctggaactcactctgtagaccaggctggtctagaactcagagatctacttgcctctacctccccaatgctggaattaaaggcatgtgccaccatacctggctaaaaataactctttttgtttttgttttgtgtttttgagacagggtttcattatgtaaccttgcctcactttgtagaccagtctggcctggaactcacagagatccatctccctctgcctcctcgagttctgggattaagggcattCACCACTGCGCCCGGCTACACTAAATCTTAAAAGAGcttctatttaatttttcttgCTGACATAGTCATTTGcaaaaacaatggtgaggctgaagagatggcccggTGGCTAAGAACACGTGTTGCTCTTACAGGGGACCCAGGCTTAGTCCCTAGCACCCTGGCTTCCAGCCCCTTATACTAACACAGAAATGGGTAATACAAGGAGGGATGGATCTGCCCGCCCGCCCACCCCTGCTTAGGGCTCTGCACGGCGGTGCAGAGGCTCTCCTACGAGGTCCTGGAGAATCTATTAGGCCGTGGTTTGGTACTCAGTCTATATCACTGGAAAGGTCATTCAACTTGTTTCAGATTTGATTGTTAACTTTTGCTCAGGAAGTTAGATAATGGTAGAGGCGCTTAGCATATCTCCGGAGCTCAGTATGAAGATGACGACTGAAGATGACGGTGAAGGTGATAATGGCTGTTGAAGTGCTGGGAGTACATGAGTCCCTGAAACTGGGGCAAACTGACATACATGGACAtatatgggctttttttttttttttaagatgtatttattttacgccatgtgtatgtgtacaacATGCTTGCaagtgtccttggaggccagaagaaggcactggagcctatggaactgcagttacagatggtctgggctgccatgtgggttctgaaagCCAGATCTGGGGCCTCTGTAgtagcaacaagtgctcttaaccactgacacATCTCTTaggccccctccccccaccttttttgagacaggatctcatgtagcccaggctggcctctaactcattatgtagcccaggccttGCCCTCCCCCTGTCTCTGTGTCCCAAGAGCTAGCTAGCTGGCATACGGAGGTGTACCAGCCTGCCCAGTCTAGCAGGAGTTTCCTAGGAAGATGATGAGCAGCTGTGACCAGACAGACTCAGGGCCTCCGACCCTGACCAGGACAGTACCCCCTGACCACCATGAAAGGCAGTTCTGACCCACCCCCACCATCCTGCCCCACAGGCTGCCCAGAGGAAGCTGCACCAGGCCAGCACCAACGTGAAACACTGGAATGTCCAGATGAACAGGCTCATGCATCCGATTGAGCCGGGAGGTGAGCCTTCCCTGTCCTGGGAGGGAGAGACGGAGGGAGGCCGCAGGTTCTCCTGGGTCACAAAGGTGGAACTGAAGGTCAAAGGTCTCCCTCTCCCAGGGTTGAGGCAagactctctctcctcccactccagcTCACTCTTCTTCCTACCTCCCTTCTCTCTGCCAGATAAGCGGCCCACCACCGGCTCCTTCACTGGCTTCCAGCCTTCTCCGCTCGCCCGCAGGGACTCCTCTCTGAAACGCCTGACCCGCTGGGGCTCCCAAGGCAACCGAACCCTTTCGGCCAACAGCAGTGAACAGAAGTCCCTCAATGGCGGGGATGAGACCCCCATCCCGGCTTCTGCCTCTCAGGAAGATAAGCTGGATCCGGCACCAGAAGATTAGCCTCTGGTGACCCCGTTCTTCCGGTGCGGTGACTGCTGGGACCTGGCCACAGCGGGCCTGCAGGCGGCTGACCACCTCCTCTGGTACCATCCTGGTGCTACCACCTGCTGACCAGAACCTGGTCCAGGATGGGACTGATTGCTCTTCTCAGCAGGTCCAGACCATGGAGGCTGTCCAGGATATTGGTACTTGAGAATATGGTTCTGTTCTTCAGCCTCAAGGACCCTGTGCCCAGGGCTGTGAGAGAAAGTGAACAACCAAGACAGGGGTCATGTGCCCCTCCCTCCAGGCTACTGCAGAGGAGTCACGGGCAGGCTAACTTCCAAATAAACCTGCTCACACGTACCCACAGCTCTTGCCCCTCCCTCGCTCCGCCCCTTCCCCAGAGTTCAAGAGATGGCAGGTGTGGTGAGGCGGTTAGGAGTATGAACCTGGCGGTGCCATTTTCTCTCGGGTGAAACTTCACTCCCCACACTGGTTGACAGAGAGGATCATGGTCCCCCACGCCGAGGTCCTGTGAGGGGCGTGCCCTTGGCGCAGTGGTGGGCATCATCAGGACCCCAAGTGTTTGCTGAGCATCTGCTGTCTGCCCGAAGGCTACCCACGTCACTACTGCATTCCCAGAGCAACAGTGCTGGACCACTGTTCGTCACAACTGTGGATGTCGGGGCCAATCGGGTAGTGTGTCCAAAGCCTTCCGGACTGGCTTTTCATCCTGTGTTCTCTGACTCAGGTCCTTGCTCTCACAGACAAGAGAGCTATGCTCTAGACCCCACAGGGTTTGCTTCCATTTCTAGACCCCTCACCCCACCCTACAATGGCCACTGGGGGCGCTGGTCCTCTCTCTCATACGGCTTAAATCTCGAACATCCCCTCTTTTGTCGAATGCTTGCTCCCCAGCTGGGGGCACTATTTCTGGGAAATGGCAGCACCctatgctctctgcttcctgtcctgcCAAGATGTCAACAGCCCCTCGGCACCCTGCCGTTTCTGCCGTGATGGCGTGAGCCCTCCAAAACctaagccaaaaacaaaacaaaacaaaagttttctCCCTTCAGTTGCTGTGCCAGACACTGTCCCAGTGACACAGAAGTCACTGAGACACCCTCCTCTCCCAGCCTCACAACTGCAGAGCGTGAATCCTTGACTCCTCCACTTTGGCCCCAACCAACCGGAATCTCTGGGCCACTCTGAAATCTCCCCCTCTGGTTCTATGTCTGGGGGCCCCGGCCTGATGCCGGTCTTTGTCAGCTCCTAGTTAAATAAGAGCCTCCCTTGGACTCTCCATTCCAGCCCTGCCTGGTGGCATTGCCAACGCACAGTTGTGTTATCGACTCCCCCTCACTCCCGGCCCTTGTCCGAAAGTGTTTGCTGTTGTCTGAGACAGCCtgtcactctatagcccaggctagcccccaACTCAGCATGCTCCAGCCTgagccaagtgctgggatcacaggtggaCACAACCACGCTTAGCTCCAGCCAAGGGTTAATTTAATTATAGTGTGTGAGGGCATGCCATGGTGactgaggaggtcagaggtcaggagtcagttctctcctaccaggTAGTCCCAGAGAGACCCGCTACAGTTAGGCCTCAGGGATCTTCCTTTCATTCCTCTAAGTCTCCCCCTGGCcgtcctctcctctctcctcatcGCTCGTGTGCTGCAGCATGTGTCAATGTCGGAGGCCAGGACGAATCTTCTTCAGCGCTGTTCCCAGTGCCTGGCACAGGGCCTCCTCCTGGGAAAGCTGTGTGACAAACTCGCACTGAATGAATGTGACACGTAACTGGGCGTGGTGAGGTTAGAAGGTGATGCATTGCTGGGACCGGAGCTCAGGCCTGTCCCTCACCGCATCCAGTGAGTCCTTACCATGGGCTGGGCCTTGTTCGTTCGGGTGAGCGCTTATCCAGAAAGGGTTCCTGCCCTCCTGGAGCTTGCTCGCTCCCTGATCACAAAGTTCACGGTGGCTGCCCATTGACCTGG encodes the following:
- the Def6 gene encoding differentially expressed in FDCP 6 homolog: MALRKELLKSIWYAFTALDVEKSGKVSKSQLKVLSHNLYTVLHIPHDPVALEEHFRDDDDGPVSSQGYMPYLNKYILDKVEEGAFVKEHFDELCWTLTAKKNYRADSNGNSLLSNQDAFRLWCLFNFLSEDKYPLIMVLDEVEYLLKKLLSSMSLEMGLGELEELLAPDAQAAQTSGGLSVWQFLELFNSGRCLRSVGRESLSMAIQEVYQELIQDILKQGYLWKRGHLRRNWAERWFQLQPSCLCYFASEECKEKRGTIPLDAHCCVEVLPDREGKRCMFCVKTASRTYEMSASDTRQRQEWTAAIQTAIRLQSEGKTSLHKDLKQKRREQREQRERRRVAKEEELLRLQQLQEEKERKLQELELLQEAQRQAERLLQEEEERRRNQHQELQQALEGQLREAEQARASMQAEMELKKEEAARQRQRIAELEEMQERLQEALQLEVKARRDEEAVRLAQTRLLEEEEEKLKQLMRLKEEQERYIERAQQEKEELQQEMALQSRSLQQAQQQLEEVRQNRQRADEDVEAAQRKLHQASTNVKHWNVQMNRLMHPIEPGDKRPTTGSFTGFQPSPLARRDSSLKRLTRWGSQGNRTLSANSSEQKSLNGGDETPIPASASQEDKLDPAPED